The stretch of DNA TTCGCCCCGACATCACCCGCATGGTCCTGGAGGGCGGCTCCATGGGCGGCTGCGGCGGCCTGTCCTGGGGCCTCAGGCATCCCGAGCTTTTCTGCGCCGTGGTCTCGGATGTTCCGCTGGTCGGCTATTTCGGCCCGGAGTGGGGCGGCAGCGAAAAGCGTCTTGCCGCTTTCTGCGGTCCCCTCGACCGCCCGTGCAGCGACAGCCCCAGCCTGCGCACCCGGATGGACTCCCGCTCGGTCCTGGCCGAATCCGCCGCCAGCGGCCGCGACCTGCCGTTTCTGGTGATAAGCAACGCACGTCATGACATGTCTATCCCCTGGAAACCAAACCCGCGCTACTACCGTTTCCTGGACAGTGTCCGCGCCGGTTGCCTGATCGCCTGGGACAACCGCGACCACGCCACCTGCATGAGCGGCCCCGAGCCCTGGTTCCGCAAATGCCACGACCCCGCATGGCTGGCCGGCCTTCTTCCGTTGGACCGCAGCTACCTGGCGTTCAGCCGGGCCTCCCACGACAGCGACCCCGGCGCGGGTGATACGGCGGCAGGCGACTCGGCCGGGTTTTTCAACTACGGCCTGGAGTGGAGCGATATCCTGGACACCCCCGGGCGCTACGAGGCCACTGTCCGCTATGAGGGCGCGGGCGGGATTTTTCCGCTCGGCGTGGATATCACCCCGCGGCGGGTCCAGCATTTCCGGGTTTCGCCCGGTGCGCGCGTGCGGCTGGTGGAGTGCGCTCCGGACAGCGCCGCGCTGATCGATACTGTCACCACGGCCGACCGCAGCGGGCATGTCACTTTTGGCGGGTTCCGGCTGGAAAGCCCGGACGGCGGGCGCCTGATAATCCTGCCCGTGGAGTAAACTACCGCCGAGCAAGCTCGGCGGCTTTTGTCAGCCGAACAAGTTCGGCTGATCGTTTGCGGCCGTCCCCGGCCTCTGTTCTTTGATATATTGCCGTATCATTTCGTCTGTGGTGCCTGTACCCGAACTCATTACGAAATAGCCTCGCTCCCACAGTGCGCCACCCCACAACTGGCGCTTGATGCTCGGATACTTTTTGAACAGTTCTCGCGCGGTTATACTTTTTATCGTTTGGATTAACCCTGATGGACTGTCATCCGGATTCGCACTTACGAACATATGTACGTGGTCCGCGAGAACTGCCAACTCCACCACCTCAAATTCATATCGCTCGGCTATTTCATATATCAGGTGCGATAAATATTCCCCTATATTGCCAGACAACACCACTTTGCGATACTTTGGGCACCACACGAAATGATACTTCAAATCGTATTTTGTGTGTGAACCACTCTTTAAGCTCATGGTCAAATCCTCCCGGAAGCTAAATTACCTCCCGTCGGATTTGACCGCAAACGATTATTAGGGGGCGCGCTGCCCCCTAAAAACCCCTGCTAAAATGGATGCCATTCATCCCACAAGCAAGCTTGTGGGTTTTCTGGCATGGCTTTATAAAGGAAACCTCTGCCGTCTTTCGGATTGCATCCGGGAGCGAAAAGTATAGATTGTCAGGGCTGGCCTGACAGGCCGGACCGCACCCGTAAACAACCCCTGCCGTTACATTTCAGCCACCCGTTTCCGCCGGAGAGAGACGATGAAACGCCTGCTTGTCCTCCTGTTTCTGACACTGGCCGCGGTGAGCCTGTATGCCGCCGCGCCCGACACGGAAAAGAAAGCCCCCCTCGAGATCAACGCCAGGCTGGACCACGCCGACTGCCTTTACAGTCTGGGCGACAGCGCGTTGTTCAGTGTGGAGATCATGCGTAACTCCGGCAGGAAAGCCCCTTTCACGGTCAGCTACCGTCTTAGCGAGGACGGGGAGCGCACTCTCGATGAGGGGAGCCGCGGGAGCAAGGACGGCCGCCTGAGTTTCAGCGGCAAGCTCGACCGTCCCGGTTTCCTGCGCCTGGAACTGACCGCGGTCTCGGGGGCTGACACGGTGCGCAAGACAGTGGCCGGCGGTTTCGACCCGCGCGCCATCCGTCCGACCAACATCCTGCCCGAGGATTTCGACCGTTTCTGGCGCGAGGCCCGCGCCCAGCTCTGGCGCACCCCGGTTGACGCCCAGGTGCAGCCGGTTGCGGATACCACGTTGCCCGGCGCGGCCCACTATCTTGTGAGCCTGGGTAACGTGAACGGCACGCGGGTCTACGGCCGTCTGGCCGTGCCCGAGGGCCAGGGGCCGTTCCCTGCCGTGCTGATGGTGCCCGGGGCGGGAGTGGGTGTGATCAAGCCCTGGGGTGACTATATCCGCGCCGGTTTCCTCTGCCTGGCCATCGATGTCCACGGCATCCCGCAGGACCGCGAGGACAGCTACTACCGCAACCTGAACGACGCCCTGCTGTCCGGCTACCAGCTTTTCGGCTGCGATGACCCCTACCAGTACTACTACCGGCGGGTGATCCAGGGTTGTTTCCGTGCCCTGGACTATCTGGCCTCGCGGCCGGATGTGGACACCACCCGCCTGGCCATCGCCGGCTCCAGCCAGGGCGGGGCCCTGAGCCTCCTGGTTGCCGGTCTGGACAGCCGGATCAAGGCCCTCACCGCCAACGTGCCCGCCATGTGCGATCACACCGGCAGTCTGTACGGACGGCCCTCGGGCTGGCCGCGGCTGCTGCGCGCCGACAGCCGCGATTGCGTGCGCCGCACCAGCGCCTACTACGACGCCGCCCTGAACGCGGGCCTGATCAACGTGCCGGCGCGCCTGGCCGTGGGCTTCATCGACCGGACCTGCGCCCCGACCTCGGTCTATGCCGCGTTCAACAATATCAAGGGCCCCAAGATCATCGACAATTACCCGGACATGGGCCACTCGTTCGGGCCGGACTGGCAGAAAATCGCCGGGGCCTGGCTGCTCGAGCGTCTTAACGAGAGCAAGGCCGCCAGGGGAGGCAAGTGACGCCATGCGTAAATTATTGCTTCTTAATACAGTTACGGCGGCGCTTCTGCTCAGCTTTGCGATAGCCCAGGCACAGACCGCCGCGGGGCCGGACAGCCTTCGCCTGACAGTCAGCGCCGACCGGCCGGACCATA from bacterium encodes:
- the tnpA gene encoding IS200/IS605 family transposase; its protein translation is MSLKSGSHTKYDLKYHFVWCPKYRKVVLSGNIGEYLSHLIYEIAERYEFEVVELAVLADHVHMFVSANPDDSPSGLIQTIKSITARELFKKYPSIKRQLWGGALWERGYFVMSSGTGTTDEMIRQYIKEQRPGTAANDQPNLFG
- a CDS encoding acetylxylan esterase, with amino-acid sequence MKRLLVLLFLTLAAVSLYAAAPDTEKKAPLEINARLDHADCLYSLGDSALFSVEIMRNSGRKAPFTVSYRLSEDGERTLDEGSRGSKDGRLSFSGKLDRPGFLRLELTAVSGADTVRKTVAGGFDPRAIRPTNILPEDFDRFWREARAQLWRTPVDAQVQPVADTTLPGAAHYLVSLGNVNGTRVYGRLAVPEGQGPFPAVLMVPGAGVGVIKPWGDYIRAGFLCLAIDVHGIPQDREDSYYRNLNDALLSGYQLFGCDDPYQYYYRRVIQGCFRALDYLASRPDVDTTRLAIAGSSQGGALSLLVAGLDSRIKALTANVPAMCDHTGSLYGRPSGWPRLLRADSRDCVRRTSAYYDAALNAGLINVPARLAVGFIDRTCAPTSVYAAFNNIKGPKIIDNYPDMGHSFGPDWQKIAGAWLLERLNESKAARGGK